In Flavobacterium sp. CBA20B-1, one DNA window encodes the following:
- a CDS encoding LysM peptidoglycan-binding domain-containing protein gives MKRILLTLSVLFGATTLYAQTATTTHTVAKGETVTQIAKKYNTTKNVLFLLNPEAVDGISENQILKIPTTAGVQHTVQPKETIYGISKQYNIAIEKLYDLNPGLKENGLKIGQSLNLSGVHSNASSLKNVASTTVIVEKGETIYGIAVKNNTTVSVLYELNPGLLENGLKVGQAINIPVFIDNKGTMIIDEYKNRPLKVEGTKRNPKTIVVQPKQTIYSIVKSYNVSQEQLMKWNPELINGLKQGTTLIVGYESDNSIPNSKIPNTVPFENSVFSTKKGIDLTLPNDGSTKELVLLLPFNTVKHHFNNPSIHQNIKEDVFLNMTLDFYSGVKLAIEHLKDKNYNLNIRIVDSKETKRALDVSTLKDDFDFAATDVIIGPFFQKNVDAVSEAFKNQHTIVVSPLSTDKGKPYPRQVHTMPNSDMVKKEMLEYLLSKQERIIAITDGKNTNANYFATNFPTITSLNVLTDEKVSPTILRNLLSKEQTNYILYDANSLTTTVELLNTLKTLQKEFIIQLVTLEKLEVLDSSDVAINDLIALKYTFPSITNDAENSKKSKFINTYRTAYGKNPSRFAVRGYDVTYDVITRMFESEEDTNIFDYGSQQVENKFAYVNENGGVYNNAVYILQYNEDLTLKEAQ, from the coding sequence ATGAAAAGAATATTATTAACATTATCGGTTTTGTTTGGTGCAACAACTTTGTATGCACAAACAGCTACTACAACACACACTGTTGCAAAGGGCGAAACAGTTACACAGATTGCAAAAAAATACAATACCACCAAAAATGTTTTGTTTTTATTGAATCCGGAAGCAGTTGATGGCATCAGTGAAAATCAAATATTAAAAATACCAACCACAGCGGGTGTTCAGCATACTGTGCAACCGAAAGAAACCATTTATGGCATCTCAAAGCAATACAATATTGCCATTGAAAAATTATACGATTTGAACCCTGGTTTAAAGGAAAATGGTTTAAAGATTGGGCAATCTTTAAATTTAAGTGGTGTTCATTCCAATGCGTCATCGTTAAAAAACGTTGCCAGCACAACAGTAATTGTTGAAAAAGGCGAAACTATTTACGGAATTGCCGTTAAAAACAACACAACGGTTTCGGTTTTGTATGAATTAAATCCGGGGCTGTTAGAAAATGGTTTAAAGGTAGGGCAGGCGATTAATATTCCTGTTTTCATTGATAATAAAGGTACAATGATTATTGATGAGTATAAAAATAGACCTTTAAAAGTTGAAGGAACTAAACGTAATCCTAAAACCATTGTTGTTCAACCCAAGCAGACCATTTATAGTATCGTGAAATCCTACAATGTTTCACAAGAACAATTAATGAAATGGAATCCCGAACTTATCAATGGTTTAAAACAAGGAACCACACTAATTGTGGGTTATGAATCGGATAATAGCATCCCAAATAGTAAAATTCCTAATACAGTTCCTTTTGAAAACAGCGTTTTTTCTACAAAAAAAGGAATCGATTTAACGTTGCCAAACGATGGTTCAACTAAGGAATTGGTTTTGTTGTTGCCTTTTAATACAGTAAAACATCATTTTAATAACCCATCGATACATCAAAATATTAAAGAAGACGTGTTTTTAAACATGACTTTAGATTTTTATTCGGGTGTAAAGCTGGCAATTGAACATTTAAAAGATAAAAATTATAATTTAAACATCCGAATTGTAGATTCTAAAGAAACAAAACGAGCACTTGATGTAAGCACTTTAAAAGATGATTTCGATTTTGCTGCAACCGATGTAATTATTGGGCCATTTTTTCAAAAAAATGTTGATGCTGTTTCCGAAGCTTTTAAAAACCAGCACACTATTGTGGTTTCGCCACTTTCTACCGACAAAGGTAAACCGTATCCTCGCCAAGTACACACCATGCCAAACAGCGATATGGTAAAAAAAGAAATGCTTGAATATTTGCTTTCTAAACAAGAGCGAATCATTGCCATTACCGACGGAAAGAATACAAATGCCAACTATTTTGCTACGAATTTTCCTACAATTACCTCGTTAAATGTGCTAACAGATGAAAAAGTAAGTCCAACGATTTTAAGAAATTTACTGTCAAAAGAGCAAACAAATTATATTCTGTATGATGCCAATTCGTTAACCACAACGGTAGAGCTTTTAAACACACTGAAAACATTGCAAAAAGAGTTTATAATTCAGTTGGTAACACTTGAAAAGTTAGAGGTATTAGATTCTTCAGATGTAGCCATTAATGATCTAATTGCTTTAAAATATACCTTTCCATCAATTACAAACGATGCCGAAAATTCCAAGAAAAGCAAGTTTATAAACACCTATCGAACTGCTTATGGAAAAAATCCGAGCAGGTTTGCCGTTCGTGGATACGATGTCACCTACGATGTTATTACCCGCATGTTTGAATCTGAAGAAGATACTAATATTTTTGATTACGGATCGCAACAAGTTGAAAACAAATTTGCATACGTGAATGAAAATGGTGGTGTTTATAACAATGCAGTTTACATTTTGCAATACAATGAAGATTTAACTCTAAAAGAAGCTCAATAA
- a CDS encoding OsmC family protein, with translation MPTSTVVYKGTLRTESTHLQSGTVIITDAPTDNHGKGEAFSPTDMVANSLATCMFSIMGIKANAMNVHIEGSTADVTKIMQAEPRKISEIIVVLNMKGVSDEKNRVILERAAMTCPVFLSLHPDIKKTINFNWN, from the coding sequence ATGCCTACAAGTACAGTTGTTTACAAAGGAACATTACGCACCGAATCGACCCATTTGCAATCGGGTACAGTTATTATAACCGATGCCCCAACCGATAATCATGGCAAAGGCGAAGCTTTTTCACCAACAGATATGGTTGCCAATTCACTGGCAACGTGTATGTTTAGCATTATGGGTATTAAGGCAAATGCTATGAATGTTCATATAGAAGGATCCACAGCCGATGTTACAAAAATAATGCAAGCCGAACCTAGAAAAATCAGTGAAATAATAGTGGTTTTAAATATGAAAGGAGTTTCCGATGAAAAAAACCGAGTTATTTTAGAGCGTGCAGCAATGACCTGCCCAGTTTTTTTAAGTTTGCACCCCGATATTAAAAAAACCATAAATTTTAACTGGAACTAA
- a CDS encoding putative quorum-sensing-regulated virulence factor: MENQNKELLDLAHTKMPFGKFKGYSVFVIRYN, from the coding sequence ATGGAAAATCAAAATAAAGAATTGTTAGATTTAGCACATACAAAAATGCCCTTTGGAAAATTCAAAGGGTATTCTGTTTTTGTAATCCGTTATAATTAA
- a CDS encoding tyrosine-type recombinase/integrase, producing MISAEIIIDDRRKTKKGFPVKIRIYDSLEKENSPHRYIPLKVYQNSKILKLDSFLKRRYLDLEKEIDYCNKNNLRLNQAFDIILNGIPLDDIESEIKLLEFKLEQLYKKSSIKNKKGFLQFTQELIKERKLLNKDVKAHTTILNILKILIEPEEDFAINDLTKEFLIDLEIKMSERGNKPKTIKTYFTYLSSIYKEAQSRESLNIKKTNPFYKIFIPERRKIEYEISIEDLSKLVNSDFKEVSLKNITRVSTVETIKRDIDIFLFQFAIGGHDFIDVANLKWNNIKKNRLVFHRTKNRNKVSPVEVSVMLSDFANDVIEKYGDKSSERIFSHIPDPNDDYEIYHNFLARLNKSRFKKATQYLGIDTDIKTKAPRYLFRTIAGNLLINDLIIMKIQGHKPQGMTFGYQGAINHQVQDREHKKVLDLVFNSIK from the coding sequence ATGATAAGTGCCGAAATAATTATTGATGATAGACGAAAAACCAAAAAAGGATTTCCAGTTAAAATAAGAATATACGATTCTTTAGAAAAGGAGAATTCCCCCCATAGATATATTCCCTTAAAAGTTTACCAAAATTCCAAAATACTTAAACTAGATAGTTTTTTAAAAAGACGATACCTTGATCTTGAAAAAGAAATAGATTATTGTAACAAAAATAATTTAAGGTTAAACCAAGCGTTCGATATTATTCTTAACGGCATTCCATTAGATGATATTGAAAGTGAAATAAAATTGTTAGAATTTAAGCTCGAACAATTATACAAGAAAAGTTCTATCAAAAATAAAAAAGGTTTTTTGCAATTTACCCAGGAATTAATCAAAGAAAGAAAGCTTTTAAATAAAGATGTAAAAGCTCATACTACTATTTTAAATATTCTTAAAATATTAATTGAACCAGAGGAGGATTTTGCAATAAACGATTTAACAAAAGAGTTTCTTATCGATTTAGAAATTAAGATGTCCGAAAGAGGTAATAAACCAAAGACTATAAAAACATATTTCACATATTTAAGTTCAATTTACAAAGAAGCGCAATCCAGAGAGTCTTTAAATATCAAGAAAACAAATCCTTTTTATAAAATATTTATTCCTGAACGAAGAAAAATTGAATACGAAATCAGTATCGAAGATTTATCAAAATTAGTCAATAGCGATTTTAAAGAGGTTTCTTTAAAAAATATTACGAGAGTTAGCACGGTAGAAACCATAAAAAGAGATATTGATATTTTTCTTTTTCAATTTGCTATCGGCGGTCATGACTTCATTGATGTAGCTAATTTGAAATGGAACAACATAAAAAAAAATCGTTTGGTTTTTCATCGTACTAAAAACAGAAATAAAGTAAGCCCAGTAGAAGTGAGTGTTATGTTAAGTGATTTTGCTAATGATGTAATTGAAAAATATGGAGATAAATCATCAGAACGTATTTTTAGCCATATTCCAGATCCTAATGATGATTACGAGATTTATCATAATTTCTTAGCAAGACTTAATAAGTCAAGATTTAAAAAAGCAACCCAGTACCTAGGTATTGATACAGATATTAAAACAAAAGCACCGAGGTATTTATTTAGAACAATAGCCGGAAACCTTTTAATAAATGATTTAATCATTATGAAAATTCAAGGGCATAAACCTCAGGGCATGACTTTTGGGTACCAAGGAGCTATAAATCATCAAGTACAAGATCGTGAACATAAAAAAGTATTAGACTTAGTTTTTAATTCTATAAAATAA
- a CDS encoding terminase small subunit: MSNKPLTVKQEAFCQAYMRLGDKSAAYREVYSCSKMKPETIHERASRLSKEYKVNARIDELQSKAREIAEKEFQITHKEILNHLNILRKARIDDYVVLEYRESTELDDDGFPRTSSYPVLKFKPFDELTEEQLMCIESIKEGKYGLELKLHGIDWSIEKICKHLGFYEKDNKQKAINIFKQEDRQSRLEQLKSKLKG; the protein is encoded by the coding sequence ATGAGTAATAAACCTCTCACAGTTAAACAGGAAGCTTTTTGCCAAGCGTATATGCGTTTAGGTGATAAATCTGCTGCTTACAGAGAGGTTTATTCTTGTTCTAAGATGAAGCCTGAAACTATTCATGAAAGAGCATCAAGGTTGTCAAAAGAGTACAAGGTTAATGCAAGGATAGATGAACTACAATCAAAAGCGAGAGAAATTGCAGAAAAAGAATTTCAAATCACGCACAAGGAAATATTGAACCATCTTAATATTTTGAGAAAAGCTAGAATAGATGATTATGTTGTTTTGGAATATCGAGAAAGTACAGAACTTGATGATGATGGTTTTCCGCGTACTAGTAGCTACCCAGTGCTAAAATTTAAGCCTTTTGATGAACTAACAGAAGAACAACTTATGTGTATCGAAAGCATTAAAGAAGGTAAGTACGGACTTGAATTAAAATTACATGGTATTGATTGGTCAATTGAAAAAATATGTAAACATCTAGGCTTCTATGAAAAAGACAACAAACAAAAAGCAATCAACATATTTAAACAGGAAGACCGCCAAAGCCGACTAGAGCAATTAAAAAGCAAACTTAAAGGGTAA
- a CDS encoding Hint domain-containing protein → MLTDAEILEMEQLIKIEELNILPKEVNINYKYLKKQFEDQKYVNEQLVAGSKGVVLEGGARCFSPNQLVVTEYGSKPISDIEIGERVLSFNHSTNETELKKVLDKIPQKNVKKCLEITLKDGSVIRCTESHKFFYKGEYLAIKDILNL, encoded by the coding sequence ATGTTAACCGATGCCGAAATATTAGAAATGGAACAACTTATCAAAATTGAAGAGTTGAACATTTTACCGAAAGAAGTTAACATAAACTATAAGTATTTAAAAAAGCAGTTTGAAGATCAAAAGTATGTTAACGAACAATTAGTCGCTGGTTCAAAAGGCGTAGTATTAGAAGGGGGGGCGCGTTGTTTTAGCCCTAATCAATTAGTTGTAACAGAATACGGTAGTAAGCCGATTAGCGACATTGAAATTGGAGAACGTGTTTTGTCATTTAATCATTCCACAAATGAAACGGAATTAAAAAAAGTATTAGACAAAATTCCTCAAAAAAATGTAAAAAAATGCCTTGAAATAACATTAAAAGATGGAAGTGTTATAAGGTGTACTGAATCACATAAATTTTTTTATAAAGGTGAGTATTTAGCAATTAAAGATATTTTGAATTTATAG
- a CDS encoding NUMOD4 motif-containing HNH endonuclease has product MDNEKLIWKKVKGYSRYEYSNTGLIRSTNYKNSNRKVILKPALDGGYYKTVLLNDDNKYKTVRVHVVIMNSEQNKPSLKHEVNHIDGNKLNNRPDNLEWLTHSENIQHSFDNKLQIPLKGESNPASKLTRDQVDFLRNEKRTKGRFWGRNKYALEFGVSAKHIQEIVNGNVLWK; this is encoded by the coding sequence ATGGATAATGAAAAATTAATATGGAAAAAAGTAAAAGGATATTCAAGATATGAATATTCAAATACTGGATTGATTAGATCTACTAATTATAAAAACTCAAATAGAAAAGTAATTCTTAAACCTGCTCTTGATGGAGGTTATTATAAAACAGTTTTACTAAATGATGATAATAAATATAAAACAGTCCGGGTTCACGTAGTAATAATGAATTCAGAGCAGAATAAACCATCGTTAAAACATGAAGTTAATCACATAGATGGCAATAAATTGAATAATAGACCTGACAATCTGGAATGGCTCACGCATTCTGAAAACATTCAACATTCTTTTGATAATAAACTTCAAATTCCATTAAAGGGAGAAAGCAATCCTGCATCAAAATTAACTAGAGACCAAGTTGACTTTTTAAGAAACGAAAAGAGAACAAAAGGAAGGTTTTGGGGCAGAAATAAATATGCGTTAGAATTCGGCGTATCCGCTAAACATATTCAGGAGATAGTAAACGGTAATGTTTTATGGAAATAG
- a CDS encoding phage portal protein: MDILELLKTDIQKAIGFIEKNQKHRLEAYTWEYLNKEFNGNARDLRNSQVGRIQKDKIVGTGEKAKSVTAIRLSIPFAKKIVNTAVAFELGEPVTLIADEKNELYDSVKSTWKLNRMDSKLQEALKKKKSELESCIIFHIEDVPRDKTWITKLFTTQKKRIKSNVKTNKEGRMYPIFDQYGNMQMFVWRFTSKSESHSEIDNIWIYTDKERIDLDNSVNNTYSITSRKPHGFDRIPVMYLQQDLPEWEDVKTIIDRFEVALSKLGGSNDYAGYPLLKLYGELVSMPDRNDDGKTLRFPMKEVDDTGKTIHGDAEFLTANNAAESVKLELEKLYSLIHAMSSTPDIAFENLKGLGAMSGIALKLMFLDAIIKAKMNEGENRTMVERCLNIIASGTKKTVETKLSKQDLLITVQFNSILPNDLKEAVEIATSAVNGGVMSKETAVDYLDMVEDKTEELDKINNEKSITNEKAPL; encoded by the coding sequence ATGGATATTTTAGAATTATTAAAAACAGACATTCAGAAAGCAATTGGTTTTATTGAAAAAAACCAAAAGCATCGTTTAGAAGCTTATACTTGGGAATATCTAAATAAAGAGTTTAACGGAAATGCAAGAGATTTGCGAAACTCCCAAGTTGGTAGAATTCAAAAAGATAAGATTGTTGGCACCGGTGAAAAAGCAAAATCGGTTACTGCAATTCGTTTATCTATTCCTTTTGCAAAGAAGATTGTAAATACAGCAGTTGCTTTTGAATTAGGTGAACCGGTTACTTTGATTGCTGATGAAAAGAACGAGCTATATGATTCGGTTAAAAGCACATGGAAACTGAATAGAATGGATTCTAAACTCCAAGAAGCGTTAAAGAAAAAGAAATCAGAACTTGAAAGCTGTATTATTTTTCATATTGAAGATGTTCCAAGAGATAAAACATGGATTACTAAGCTATTTACTACCCAAAAGAAAAGGATAAAATCAAATGTAAAAACTAATAAAGAGGGTAGAATGTATCCTATATTTGACCAATACGGTAATATGCAAATGTTTGTATGGCGTTTTACTTCTAAAAGTGAGAGCCATTCCGAAATTGATAATATTTGGATTTATACAGATAAAGAACGTATTGATTTAGATAACTCGGTTAACAACACTTATTCAATCACATCTAGAAAACCGCACGGTTTTGATCGTATTCCAGTTATGTATCTGCAACAAGATTTGCCAGAGTGGGAGGATGTAAAAACAATAATTGACCGTTTTGAAGTTGCATTGTCAAAGCTTGGAGGTTCAAATGATTATGCAGGTTATCCTTTATTAAAGCTTTACGGTGAGTTGGTATCAATGCCAGACCGCAACGACGATGGAAAAACTTTACGTTTTCCTATGAAAGAAGTTGACGATACAGGTAAAACAATACATGGTGATGCAGAATTTTTAACTGCAAATAACGCTGCTGAATCCGTTAAATTAGAATTGGAAAAACTTTATTCATTAATCCACGCTATGAGTTCAACCCCAGATATCGCTTTTGAAAATCTAAAAGGTTTAGGCGCTATGAGTGGAATTGCTCTAAAATTAATGTTCCTTGATGCAATAATTAAGGCAAAAATGAATGAAGGAGAAAACAGGACGATGGTTGAACGTTGTTTAAATATCATTGCATCTGGTACCAAAAAAACAGTTGAAACAAAATTAAGTAAACAAGATCTACTTATTACAGTTCAATTCAATTCCATACTTCCAAATGATTTAAAAGAAGCTGTTGAAATTGCTACAAGCGCGGTGAATGGTGGTGTTATGAGCAAAGAAACTGCTGTCGATTATTTAGATATGGTTGAGGATAAAACAGAAGAATTGGATAAAATAAATAACGAAAAAAGTATTACAAATGAAAAAGCACCTTTATAG
- a CDS encoding tape measure protein, protein MNPEVLQIIAQMLLKGRVHKEELYQLSSYIPGINDLLASFMKIDAQQLFEKTDKGEVITNDIIIPLLGIIYKKIKGL, encoded by the coding sequence ATGAATCCAGAAGTTTTACAGATTATAGCACAAATGCTATTAAAAGGGAGAGTTCATAAAGAAGAATTATATCAGTTGAGTAGTTACATACCAGGTATTAATGATTTGTTAGCATCTTTTATGAAAATAGATGCCCAACAATTATTTGAAAAAACGGATAAAGGTGAAGTTATTACAAATGATATAATTATTCCTCTTTTAGGTATTATATATAAAAAAATAAAAGGATTATGA